Proteins co-encoded in one Juglans regia cultivar Chandler chromosome 16, Walnut 2.0, whole genome shotgun sequence genomic window:
- the LOC109006506 gene encoding zinc finger protein ZAT3, which translates to MKKNTSDSGLRFPSSPHLSDDKTRRKKRSKVIRIDEVMVLSSSGVVSKPKHGKKPDLSSAPKIMRPCSECGKKFWSWKALFGHMRCHPERQWRGINPPQNLRRPVPPPVSSSERPVMMTEEDYEAAACLLMMANGGIESKSKSVSGSYHHGVQESGGSFLKEDAAEEASCRFECMSCKKVFGSHRALGGHRASHKNVKGCFAITRSDGDQRVEDHHGHDERDSGEDNGVMVLGSGHKCSICLRVFSSGQALGGHKRWHWEKGDEPSMLSQQDLSPSGTKELGSSLDLNMPAPVEEGSSSSYASSGLTLDLRLGL; encoded by the coding sequence ATGAAGAAGAACACCTCTGACTCCGGTCTCCGCTTTCCCTCCTCCCCACATCTTTCCGACGACAAAACCCGCCGCAAGAAGCGTTCGAAAGTGATTAGAATTGATGAAGTGATGGTGCTGAGCTCGAGCGGCGTGGTTTCGAAGCCGAAACATGGGAAGAAACCAGACTTGTCAAGTGCGCCCAAGATCATGCGGCCTTGTAGCGAGTGCGGGAAGAAGTTCTGGTCGTGGAAGGCCTTGTTCGGGCACATGCGGTGCCACCCGGAACGACAGTGGCGCGGGATTAATCCCCCGCAGAATCTTCGCAGACCCGTACCGCCGCCAGTGAGTAGTTCGGAACGGCCCGTAATGATGACTGAAGAGGATTACGAAGCTGCAGCGTGCTTGTTAATGATGGCCAATGGGGGCATTGAGAGTAAGAGCAAGAGTGTTTCTGGTAGTTATCATCATGGGGTTCAAGAATCAGGTGGGTCTTTTCTCAAGGAGGATGCGGCCGAGGAGGCAAGCTGCCGGTTCGAGTGTATGAGCTGCAAGAAGGTATTTGGGTCGCACCGGGCGTTAGGAGGTCACAGGGCGAGTCACAAGAATGTGAAAGGGTGTTTCGCCATAACGAGGAGCGATGGTGATCAGAGGGTTGAGGATCACCATGGCCACGATGAAAGGGATAGCGGGGAGGACAATGGGGTGATGGTTTTGGGATCAGGGCACAAGTGCAGCATTTGTTTGAGAGTGTTTTCAAGTGGGCAAGCTTTGGGTGGGCATAAGAGGTGGCATTGGGAGAAAGGGGATGAGCCATCAATGCTAAGCCAACAAGATCTCAGCCCTTCTGGAACAAAGGAGCTGGGTTCTAGCCTCGATTTGAATATGCCTGCCCCAGTGGAAGAAGGTTCCTCCTCTTCTTATGCTTCTTCAGGATTGACTTTGGATTTAAGGCTGGGACTATGA
- the LOC109006649 gene encoding ubiquitin domain-containing protein DSK2a-like, whose product MGGVGDSSEPRVGGGGEEEQVVPINIRCSNGSKFAVRTSLQSTVSAFKAVLAQNCDVLADQQRLIYKGRILKDDQTLESYGLQAEHTIHMVRGFASAGSTPAAAANVTSTGNSGSPNNGPGVTRGVGSNEGGGLGNLGASLFPGLGFNALGSGEAPGLFGAGLPEFEQVQQQLTQNPNMMREIMNMPAMQSLMNNPELMRSLIMNNPQMREIIDRNPELAHVLNDPGILRQTVEAARNPELMREMMRNTDRAMSNIESSPEGFNMLRRMYENVQEPFLNATTMGGNAGNDSSSNPFAALFGNQGGTQVRDGANNPSTTGSETTSGLISPNTNPLPNPWNNTTGGTQTTTTQPNPAGDARAPGIGGLGGLGLPNMEHMLNGMPDATIMNQLLQNPAVSQMMQSLLSNPQYMNQILSLNPQLRGMVDTNPQLREMMQNPDLLRQLTNPETMQQMLALQQSLTSRLNQQQSTLDQARTGGTPGAPNNAAALELMMNMFGGLGAGSLTVPNNPDVPPEELYATQLSQLQEMGFFDTQENIRALRATAGNVHAAVERLLGNSGL is encoded by the exons ATGGGTGGCGTGGGTGATTCCAGTGAGCCGAGAgtcggtggtggtggtgaagaAGAACAAGTGGTGCCGATCAATATCCGGTGCTCCAACGGTTCGAAATTCGCTGTGAGGACCAGCCTCCAGTCCACCGTTAGCGCATTCAAAGCGGTTCTGGCTCAGAATTGCGACGTCCTAGCTGATCAGCAGAGGTTGATTTACAAAGGTCGCATCTTGAAAGATGATCAAACCCTAGAAAGCTATG GTTTGCAGGCAGAACACACTATTCACATGGTTCGTGGgtttgcttcagctggatcaaCTCCTGCTGCTGCTGCAAACGTAACTTCTACAGGTAACTCTGGAAGTCCCAACAACGGTCCAGGTGTTACACGTGGTGTTGGTTCAAATGAAGGTGGGGGATTGGGAAATCTTGGTGCATCTTTATTTCCTGGACTTGGCTTCAATGCCCTAGGCAGTGGGGAGGCTCCTGGTTTGTTTGGAGCTGGACTGCCAGAGTTTGAACAAGTGCAGCAACAATTGACTCAGAATCCAAACATGATGAGGGAAATAATGAACATGCCTGCCATGCAGAGCCTAATGAACAACCCTGAGTTAATGCGCAGCTTGATTATGAACAATCCTCAGATGCGTGAGATCATCGACCGTAATCCAGAGCTTGCTCACGTACTTAATGACCCTGGGATTCTGCGACAGACAGTAGAAGCTGCAAGGAACCCTGAGCTTATGCGTGAGATGATGCGAAACACTGACAGGGCGATGAGCAACATTGAATCTTCCCCAGAGGGATTTAACATGCTCAGAAGAATGTATGAAAATGTTCAGGAACCATTTCTGAATGCTACAACTATGGGTGGAAATGCTGGAAATGATTCGAGTTCAAACCCGTTTGCAGCACTTTTCGGAAATCAAGGTGGGACACAAGTCAGGGATGGTGCTAATAACCCCTCGACTACTGGTTCTGAAACAACCAGTGGGcttatttctccaaatacaAACCCACTCCCTAACCCTTGGAACAATACCACCG GAGGTACGCAGACAACAACTACGCAGCCAAATCCTGCCGGGGATGCAAGGGCACCTGGTATTGGTGGTCTTGGAGGGCTTGGTCTCCCCAATATGGAGCACATGCTTAATGGAATGCCAGATGCTACTATAATGAACCAGCTTTTGCAAAACCCAGCTGTATCACAGATGATGCAAAGCTTGCTATCTAATCCCCAATATATGAATCAG ATTCTCAGCCTCAACCCGCAATTACGTGGCATGGTAGATACAAACCCtcaattaagagaaatgatgcAAAACCCAGATCTTCTACGTCAATTAACTAACCCCGAGACAATGCAG CAAATGCTAGCTTTACAGCAATCACTCACGTCTCGGCTTAATCAACAGCAATCAACATT GGATCAAGCTCGGACTGGTGGGACTCCAG GAGCACCGAATAATGCTGCTGCACTGGAGTTGATGATGAACATGTTTGGAGGTCTTGGAGCTGGGAGTTTGACCGTTCCAAATAACCCAGATG TACCCCCGGAGGAACTGTATGCAACTCAACTTTCACAGCTCCAAGAAATGGGTTTCTTTGATACTCAGGAGAATATCAGGGCACTGCGTGCTACGGCGGGGAATGTCCATGCTGCGGTGGAGCGACTTTTGGGGAATTCCGGGCTATAA